In Sphingomonas sp. G-3-2-10, a single window of DNA contains:
- a CDS encoding diacylglycerol kinase family protein, translated as MPMQRLWFITNPNSGTATPAKCEALEAVFKERGLELAGRTGFPDEPIPDGDALTAKKVDTVVLFAGDGTINAALCALAEWEGSFLILPGGTMNLLAKALHSELDPAKIIHAAHDETTRVSLPYIEAGEHRAFVGLILGPAASWFRAREAVRKGRIGRLFQAARAAWANTFARKGIRVRGAPGLQRRYQAVFVFPDSDGLEVTGVDARDWKSIAQLGWEWLTGDWVAAHAVTKTNTPELRLKGNRKVLALFDGEPVTLDPATRIRSGTSLKAFISTREE; from the coding sequence ATGCCCATGCAACGTCTCTGGTTCATCACCAATCCCAATTCCGGCACCGCCACCCCCGCCAAATGCGAAGCGCTTGAAGCGGTTTTCAAGGAGCGCGGGCTGGAGCTTGCCGGGCGCACCGGCTTTCCCGACGAGCCCATTCCGGATGGGGATGCGCTGACCGCGAAGAAGGTCGATACCGTCGTGCTGTTCGCGGGCGACGGGACGATCAACGCCGCGCTCTGCGCGCTGGCCGAATGGGAAGGGTCGTTCCTGATCCTGCCCGGCGGGACGATGAATTTGCTCGCCAAGGCGCTGCACAGCGAGCTCGATCCGGCGAAGATCATCCACGCGGCGCATGACGAGACCACGCGCGTCAGCCTGCCCTATATCGAAGCGGGTGAGCATCGGGCGTTCGTGGGCCTGATCCTCGGTCCGGCGGCGTCATGGTTCCGCGCGCGCGAAGCGGTGCGCAAGGGGCGGATCGGGCGGCTGTTTCAGGCGGCGAGGGCGGCATGGGCCAACACCTTCGCCCGCAAGGGCATCCGCGTGCGCGGCGCACCGGGATTGCAGCGGCGCTATCAGGCGGTGTTCGTCTTCCCCGACAGCGATGGGCTGGAAGTCACCGGCGTCGATGCGCGCGACTGGAAATCGATCGCGCAGCTCGGCTGGGAATGGCTGACCGGGGACTGGGTCGCGGCCCATGCGGTGACCAAGACGAACACCCCCGAACTGCGGCTGAAGGGCAATCGCAAGGTGCTGGCGCTGTTCGACGGCGAGCCGGTGACGCTCGATCCCGCAACGCGCATCCGGAGCGGAACCAGTCTCAAGGCGTTCATATCCACCCGAGAGGAGTGA